TAAAATTACAACCTCCTCTCCTATGTTCAGTCtggtccccccctccccgctctcCTGCCCCCAAGTAAGCCAAATGCATGATAAGGTAATGGAAAACTGCTTGAGTAGTACAGTTGTATGCCTAGTTGTATAAAACTGCTATCCAGAATCATGGCTGAAGATGCTGAGTTCTGCAACAAGAGAGTACAGAATTTACACCTCTTTTATATCTTCTGCTGCAATCCTACAAGTACTACTAAATTCATAGTGTGCTCAGATTAAGCgtagtatttttattcttacgGGGGCTGGCAGCCACCTTTATCTAGCACTGTGGGCTATCATCGTTTCTAGTGACTGttaatttttgctgtttaaattaTTCGTTTGATCTCATTTTACAGGCTTCTGGAGTAACAGTGAATGATGAAGTCATAAAGGTTTTTAATGACATGAAAGTAAGGAAATCTTCAACCCcggaagagattaaaaaaagaaagaaagcagttCTCTTCTGCTTAAGTGATGACAAGAAACAGATAATTGTGGAGGAGTCAAAGCAGATACTGGTTGGTGACATTGGAGATACTGTGGAGGACCCCTATACAGCCTTTGTGAAGTTGCTACCTTTGAATGATTGCCGATATGCTTTGTATGATGCCACATATGAGACAAAGGAATCTAAGAAAGAAGACCTGGTATTTATATTCTGGTGTGTAAAAGCAAAGCTTGCTGTAAAATTGAGTATTCTGGAGTTAACACTGGATGACTGAATAACtattctgttgtgttttttcttctttcctttaaagGGCTCCTGAGAGTGCACCGTTAAAAAGCAAGATGATCTACGCAAGCTCTAAAGAtgccattaaaaagaaatttacagGTACAGATCTAAAAATGTTTCACTCATTAATTATAATGCCGCCTAGATGTTGAGGTTCTCACAAGTATGTTGTTGTCCGTCTGTCTTTCAGGTATTAAACATGAGTGGCAAGTAAATGGTTTGGATGATATTAAGGACCGTTCAACACTCGGAGAGAAATTGGGAGGCAACGTGGTAGTTTCACTTGAAGGAAAACCCTtataaaaagacagacaagtgCCATCTGGATCTAAGGAGCTTCCATTTCTGCAGCTCGTTCAATTGGAATAGTATTAgtctccccatccccttcccgcCTCAGAAAATAAGTCCCTTCCCTAATGCCCCTGAAGGAGATGTCATTGTTAAGCAGTCTACCAGTGATTGCCATTAGACTGTTTAATCCTGGTAGTTTTATGTAGGATCCAAGGAATGCTTTCACGTCATACTCTTAGCCAAAACTGACCTTGCAGGCATTCCTTGCAATATTGTACAATGAATGTGATAGTTAATGTGAATAGTCTAGCAGACAGCAAAGGGTAAGCTAATTGAATGCCTTGAAAGTATTGTCCACTGGTCGGATGGTAGACTCTATACAGTATTACTTACAGTTGCACTTGATTGCAGTTCCATGAGGCTCTTGTGCATTCATACACCTCACCTGCCTTGACAAGCCTATTTTTGTGACATGGCAGCACACAACACTATGCATTTAAAGCACTTTTTTGTAATATGTTtgacccgccccccccccaaaggaaTGCCAATTAAGTTGCTGTAACTGTGTCATCAAATTATTGTAGTACCTCAGTTTCATTCCTGTTACATGCATATCTTTATAAATGAAGTAGCTGTTATGAtgccttttgttttccattgaATGTACACTACTGAACAGGAGTAGAGGTTATGTGTTCACCATGTGAGTCTTGAAACACTAAAGTTTTGTAAAACATCAGTCATGGTGGcaatttctgtattaaaaagagCCTTAAATGGAACATTGTTTTTTGAGATCAAAAACAGGCCACGTTGCAATAAAACTTGTGGCTTATTACAGAACGTTGCCTTGTTTTCattggaaaatacattttttaagtATGTTTAATTTAAGCATATTTCAGATAACTTCTGTGGAAAGTATTGTAAAGATAATCATTAATCTCATCTTAATGCAAGTTTTTAATTCCTAATCATGATTTAGGCACTGCTTTACAATACTTCGTGGCTCTGTTCTGATCATTTGATAAAGGACCTGATCCTAGTTTACCGTTAAAGAAGCTACCACTACTAGAGACCATTAGTTCTATGAAACACTTGtgtcagaaatgtaaaaatacgAAGTAATTAACCATGCAGTGTGTTTCGTGCCTGAATGTTCTTAAAGTTCTACATGTCAGAGTAAAACTGCACAAAATCTTGCAGCTCGCTGTCTTTTTCGCTAAGATGATGTGTAATGACAGTTATGTGATATGCAAATATGAATCtggtaaataatttttatttcttgagtGTGGCAGTTAAGACGGACTCGGTACAAGAAATTGCCTAAATGAACCGTTCTACTGTTAGCTTCTATGTAAATAGAACTGGAAAGTGTTTGCCACGACCGAGGCTTGCATCGGGGACGTGTTTTGGCTGGGAGCCAGATAATGCTCTCCTTATAGAGAATTTGATCTGCTCTGTGTGAGCAATCCTCCGTTAGCCAGAGCTATTTATGGCAAACACATGCTTTTGTATCTTGTCATCGTTATCCACAAATGGCAAAACTGGACATGATTCTCCTGGTATGCATTAAGGAGCGCTGTTAGGCAGCCACTCGCAGCTGAACTGTACGTGCTACTAGAAGGAATGCTCTAGCATTACCTTATTTTAAAGAGTTGGTAGAGTAGAACTGTGGAGCTTTTAAATAGGGGCCCTTTATGTTCAGTCCATAGCCCTTTTTCAACAAGGAAGTGGATaatcatcaaaatatttttttttttcttttaaagtagtTTAAATAACCTAGTGGTACTGTGTTTAGGCTCTCTTGTCCTGTAGAACTTTAAGACTTTGTTTCAGGCTTCTGGCTATCCCTGTGACTTGCACACCTCATTGTGTTAGCTGTTCTATGTAGACTAAACTTTACTAGAATTTAACTAAAAAGGCATGATGACCACTGACTTACTAAAGTGTATTAATGagtcttggttttgttttgcgAAACTCTCCTTTCAGGTACCTTTTAAGGTTCAGAAGTAACTGATGGTATGCATGTTgtct
The Gavia stellata isolate bGavSte3 chromosome 7, bGavSte3.hap2, whole genome shotgun sequence genome window above contains:
- the CFL2 gene encoding cofilin-2, with the translated sequence MASGVTVNDEVIKVFNDMKVRKSSTPEEIKKRKKAVLFCLSDDKKQIIVEESKQILVGDIGDTVEDPYTAFVKLLPLNDCRYALYDATYETKESKKEDLVFIFWAPESAPLKSKMIYASSKDAIKKKFTGIKHEWQVNGLDDIKDRSTLGEKLGGNVVVSLEGKPL